From Jiangella mangrovi:
CCGAGCATGCGACAGATGTCGACGATCTCGGGCTCGCGGGCGACGTTGTCGATGACGGTGGTGCCCTTGGCCAGCACGGCCGCCATGAGGATGTTCTCGGTGGCGCCGACGCTGGGGAAGTCGAGCCAGATGTTCGTGCCGCGCAGCCCCTGGGGCGCCCGGGCGACCACGAAGCCGTGCTCGATCTCGACCTGTGCGCCCAGTTTCTCGAGCCCGGACATGTGCATGTCGAGCCCGCGCGAGCCGATGGCGTCGCCGCCGGGGAGCGCCACGTTGGCCGCGCCGCAGCGGGCCACCAGCGGCCCGAGCACGCAGATGGACGCCCGCAGCCGGCGCACCAGGTGGTAGGGCGCCTCGTGGTCGATCTTCGCGGGGATGTCGATGGCGACGGTACCGCCGTCGCGGTGGACGTCGGCGCCGAGCTGGCGCAGCAGCTCGCCCATGTAGTCGACGTCGGTGATGGCGGGGACGTCGCGCAGCACGGTGCGGCCCTCGGCCAGCAGTGCCGCCGCCATCAGCTTCAGGGCGCTGTTCTTGGCGCCGCTGACCCGGACCTCGCCCCGCAGGGAGCTGCCACCGGTGACCCGAAATCTCTCCACGCGCGCTGTACCCTTTCCGCCGTTCTGTCGAACGGTACGCCCCGAGGGCCTCAGCCGACGAACTGGCCCCCGGGCGGCGCCGCCTCCAGCCAGGTGACGAACGCGGTGGCGGCGTCCTCGGTCATGGACACCTCGACGGAGGCGCCGGACGACGTGCAGACCAGCACGACGTGGCCCGCGGGCAGCTCGTAGCTCTCCTCGGTGTCCGGCTGCCGGCGGCGCTCGACGACCAGCTCGTGGCGGCGGAAGCTCCGCTTCGGCCACGTGGCGAAGCTGAACGTGCGGAACCACTCGAGGGTGTCCTCGCGGTAGCGCCCGATGCCGAACGCCCAGCCGCCGGACCAGCCGTCGTGGCTGTCGCCGCGCACACACATGTCGAAGCCACCGTCACGCTGCAGGATGCCCCGGCGGACGTACAGGGCGAGGAGGACCAGCACAGCGGCGAGCGCGAGCGCACCCAGCACCAGCAGGGTCCACGACACCAGCGCCACCGATCACCTCCCCCGAGCGTGATACCGATGTTCTCAGATCTACCGGCTGCCCGCGACGTCGAGTCGCGCCTGCGCCCACTGCCGCGCGCCGTCGCCGTCCTCGCCCAGCTCCGCGAGCTCGGCCTGAGCAGCGGCGACGTCGATTTCGTCGGCCAGTTCGGCCTGCTCGGCCAGAATCGCGATGGTGTTCTCGGACACGGACAGGAACCCGCCCGACACCGCCACCACGACGGCCTCGCCGCTCGTGGAGCGCACCGTGACCGGACCGGCCACCAGCAGCCCCAGCACCGGCTCGTGCCCGGACATGATGCCGATCTCGCCCTCGGGCGTGCGCGCGATGACGATGGAGGCCTCGCCCGACCACACCTTGCGGTCGGCGGCCACTACCTCGACGTTCAGATCTTCGGCCACGTCATTCCCTTACCTTTCACAAACCCAGGTCGGACATCGAAGGCGGACTCGAGCGCGTGAGCATCCGACCTGAACGCAACCGGACGTACGGGAGGGCTGGGTGCTTGCGGCAGTCGGCGTCAAAGGAGCGAGTGTGGCATGCTTCACCGCCACACTCGCGACAGCCGACAGAGCAACCACCCAGCCCTCCACGCAACGCAACCAGAAGCGATCAGGAAGCGAGCTCGCGCGCCTTCTTTTCCGCGTCCTCGATGTTGCCGACGTAGCTGAACGCCTGCTCGGGCAGGTGGTCGTACTCGCCCTTGGTGATGGCGTCGAACGACTCGAGCGACTCCGACAGCGGGACGAACACGCCCGGCTGGCCGGTGAACGACTCGGCCACGAACATGTTCTGCGACAGGAACCGCTGCAGGCGCCGCGCCCGGTTGACGGTGACGCGGTCCTCTTCGGTCAGCTCGTCGACACCGAGGATGGCGATGATGTCCTGCAGCTCCTTGTACTTCTGCAGGATCTCCTTCACCCGGGTGGCGATGCGGTAGTGGTCCTCGCCGAGGTACGCGGCGTCGAGGATCCGGCTCGAGGAGTCGAGCGGGTCGACGGCCGGGTAGATGCCCAGCTGCGAGATGGGACGCGACAGGACCGTCCGGGCGTCGAGGTGCGCGAACGCGGTGTGCGGCGCCGGGTCGGTGATGTCGTCGGCCGGGACGTAGATGGCCTGCATCGACGTGATGGAGTGACCACGCGTCGAGGTGATGCGCTCCTGCAGCTCGCCCATCTCGTCGGCCAGCGTCGGCTGGTAGCCGACGGCCGAGGGCATGCGGCCCAGCAGCGTGGAGACCTCGGAGCCGGCCTGGGTGAACCGGAAGATGTTGTCGATGAACAGCAGCACGTCCTGCTTCTGGACGTCGCGGAAGTACTCGGCCATGGTCAGCGCCGACAGCGCGACCCGCATGCGGGTGCCCGGCGGCTCGTCCATCTGGCCGAACACCAGCGCGGTGTCCTTGAGGACGTTGGCCTCGCCCATCTCGACCCAGAGGTCGTTGCCCTCGCGGGTGCGCTCACCGACGCCGGCGAACACCGAGGTGCCACCGAAGTTGCGGGCGACACGGGTGATCATCTCCTGGATGAGCACCGTCTTGCCGACACCGGCGCCACCGAACAGGCCGATCTTCCCACCCTGGATGTACGGGCTCAGCAGGTCGAGCACCTTGATGCCGGTCTCGAGCATCTGGGTGCTGCCCTCGAGGTCGGCGAACGGCGGCGGGTCGCGGTGGATCTCCCAGCGCTCGCTGACCTCGATCTTCGACTCGTCGACGTCGAGCGGCTTGCCGAGGGCGTTGAACACGTGGCCCTTGACGCCGTCGCCGACCGGCACCGCGATGCCCTTGCCGGTGTCGCGGACGACAGCGCCGCGGACCAGGCCGTCGGTGGGCTGCATCGAGATGGCCTTGACCAGGCCGTCGCCGATGTGCTGCTCGACCTCGAGGGTCAGCGTGCGGTCGCCGCCGGCCTCGTCGGCCAGCGTGACGTCGACCTCGAGCGCGTTGTAGATGGCGGGCATGTGGCCGCCGCCGAACTCGACGTCGACGACAGGTCCGATGACCCGGACCACCCGGCCCGTGGCGACGGCGGTCTCTTCAACCGTGGCAGTCATGATTCCTACTCGCTCCCTGCGGCCGCCAGCGCGTCCGCGCCGCCGACGATCTCGCTGATCTCCTGGGTGATCTCGGCCTGGCGAGCCGAGTTGGACTCACGAGTGAGCGACTCCTGCAGCTCACCGGCGTTGTCCGTGGCGTTCTTCATGGCCCGGCGACGGGCCGCCCACTCCGACGCGGCCGCGTCGAGCAGCGCGGTGTAGACGAGGTTGCCGGCGTACTGCGGGAGCAGCGCGTCGAGGACCTCGTCGGCCGACGGCTCGAACTCGTAGAGCGGCAGCACGTCGGTGCGCTCCGGCCGGCCGTTGCCCGCACCGTCGCCGGAGCCGGCGCCGCCTTGGCCCGACCGCACCGCGCCGGCCTCGGCGTGCTGCAGCTCCTCGGGCACGTCCTCGACCATGATCGGGAAGAGCCGGCGGACCCGCACCTGCTGCGAGACCATGTTGACGAAGTGCGTCGAGACGATGTGGATCTCGTCGACGCCGCCCTCGTCGGAGGGCGTGTTGATGGCCTCGAGCAGGTCGTCGGCGATGCGCCGGGCGTCGGCGTAGGCCGGCCGGCCGGTGAAGCCCACGTACTGGCCGCCGAGCTCGCGGCCGCGGAACGTGAACCAGCTGACGCCCTTGCGGCCGACGACGTAGGGCACCGTCTCCTGACCCTGCTCGCGCAGCAGCCCGGCCAGCGCCTCGCTCTGCCGGATGACGTTGGCGGTGTAGGCGCCGGCGAAACCGCCGTCGCTGCTGACCACGAGGATGGCCGAGCGACGCGGCTGCTCGACGCCTTCGAGCAGCGGGTTGTCGAGACGGGCCCGTTCGGCCGCGGCCTCCATGGCCCGCACGAGCGCCTGGCTGTAGGGCCGCGCGGCCTCGGCGTACTGCTGCGCCCGCGCGATCCGCGAGGTCGCGATGAGCTCTTGGGCGCGCGTGATCTTCTTGATCGACTCGACGGAGCGGATGCGTTGCCGCAGCTCGCGAATTTGAGCTCCCATTACGCGTGCGACCTCCCTTCAGGGCCTCGGTACGACATGACGGTCACGCTCACTCGCCCGCGTCGGGACGAGCGGCCTCCTGGATGCCCTGCGCGTCGCGCGTGCGCCGGCGCAGCACCGTCAGGTCCTCCTCGCCCTCGCCCAGAGCCGAGACGGGCTCGTCCTTGACCAGCGGCTGGCCCGAGACGGTGACGTAGGACTGCTTGAAGTCCTCGATGGCCTGCTCGAGCGTCTTGACGTCCTCGTCGGCCAGCTTGCCGCTGGACTCGATGTTCTCGAGGACGGCGGCGTGCTCGCGCGACACGGTGTCGAGGAACTCGCCCTCGAAGCGGCGGATGTCCTCGACCGGGACGTCGTCGAGCTTGCCGGTGGTGCCCGACCAGATCGAGACGACCTCGCGGCCGACCGACAACGGCGCCGACTGCGGCTGCTTGAGCAGCTCGGTGAGCCGCTCGCCGCGGTTCAGCTGCGCCTTGCTGGTGGGGTCGAGGTCGGACGCGAACGCCGCGAACGCCTTGAGCTCGTTGTACTGCGCGAGGTCGAGGCGCAGTGTGCCGGCGACGCTCTTCATCGCCTTGATCTGCGCGTCGCCACCGACGCGGGAGACCGAGATGCCGACGTTGATGGCCGGGCGGACACCCGAGTGGAACAGGTCCGACTCGAGGAAGCACTGGCCGTCGGTGATGGAGATGACGTTGGTCGGGATGAACGCCGAGACGTCGTTGGCCTTGGTCTCGATGATCGGCAGACCCGTCATCGAGCCGCCGCCGAGGTCGTCGGAGAGCTTCGCGCAGCGCTCGAGCAGCCGCGAGTGCAGGTAGAAGACGTCGCCGGGGTACGCCTCGCGGCCCGGCGGGCGGCGCAGCAGCAGCGACACGGCGCGGTACGCCTCGGCCTGCTTCGACAGGTCGTCGAAGACGATGAGGACGTGGTAGCCCTGGTACATCCAGTGCTGGCCGATGGCCGAGCCGGTGTAGGGCGACAGGTACTTGAAGCCCGCGGCGTCGGACGCCGGCGAGGCGACGATGGTGGTGTACTCGAGCGCGCCCGCCTCTTCCAGCTGCTGCCGGATGCCGGCGATGGTCGAGCCCTTCTGACCGGTCGCGACGTAGATGCAGCGGACCTGCTTCGTCTTGTCGCCGCTCTTCCAGTTCTCGAGCTGGTTGAGGATGGTGTCGACGGCGACCGTGGTCTTGCCGGTCTGCCGGTCACCGATGATCAGCTGGCGCTGGCCACGGCCGATCGGCGTCATGGCGTCGATGGCCTTGATGCCGGTCTGCAGGGGCTCGGCGACCTTCTGCCGCTGGACGACGGTCGGGGCCTGCAGCTCGAGTGCGCGGCGGCCCTCGGCCTTGACCTCGCCGAGGCCGTCGAGCGGGGCGCCCAGGGGGTCGACCACACGG
This genomic window contains:
- a CDS encoding DUF2550 family protein, which produces MALVSWTLLVLGALALAAVLVLLALYVRRGILQRDGGFDMCVRGDSHDGWSGGWAFGIGRYREDTLEWFRTFSFATWPKRSFRRHELVVERRRQPDTEESYELPAGHVVLVCTSSGASVEVSMTEDAATAFVTWLEAAPPGGQFVG
- a CDS encoding F0F1 ATP synthase subunit epsilon translates to MAEDLNVEVVAADRKVWSGEASIVIARTPEGEIGIMSGHEPVLGLLVAGPVTVRSTSGEAVVVAVSGGFLSVSENTIAILAEQAELADEIDVAAAQAELAELGEDGDGARQWAQARLDVAGSR
- the atpD gene encoding F0F1 ATP synthase subunit beta; the protein is MTATVEETAVATGRVVRVIGPVVDVEFGGGHMPAIYNALEVDVTLADEAGGDRTLTLEVEQHIGDGLVKAISMQPTDGLVRGAVVRDTGKGIAVPVGDGVKGHVFNALGKPLDVDESKIEVSERWEIHRDPPPFADLEGSTQMLETGIKVLDLLSPYIQGGKIGLFGGAGVGKTVLIQEMITRVARNFGGTSVFAGVGERTREGNDLWVEMGEANVLKDTALVFGQMDEPPGTRMRVALSALTMAEYFRDVQKQDVLLFIDNIFRFTQAGSEVSTLLGRMPSAVGYQPTLADEMGELQERITSTRGHSITSMQAIYVPADDITDPAPHTAFAHLDARTVLSRPISQLGIYPAVDPLDSSSRILDAAYLGEDHYRIATRVKEILQKYKELQDIIAILGVDELTEEDRVTVNRARRLQRFLSQNMFVAESFTGQPGVFVPLSESLESFDAITKGEYDHLPEQAFSYVGNIEDAEKKARELAS
- a CDS encoding F0F1 ATP synthase subunit gamma, which gives rise to MGAQIRELRQRIRSVESIKKITRAQELIATSRIARAQQYAEAARPYSQALVRAMEAAAERARLDNPLLEGVEQPRRSAILVVSSDGGFAGAYTANVIRQSEALAGLLREQGQETVPYVVGRKGVSWFTFRGRELGGQYVGFTGRPAYADARRIADDLLEAINTPSDEGGVDEIHIVSTHFVNMVSQQVRVRRLFPIMVEDVPEELQHAEAGAVRSGQGGAGSGDGAGNGRPERTDVLPLYEFEPSADEVLDALLPQYAGNLVYTALLDAAASEWAARRRAMKNATDNAGELQESLTRESNSARQAEITQEISEIVGGADALAAAGSE
- the atpA gene encoding F0F1 ATP synthase subunit alpha — encoded protein: MAELTIRPEEIREALDAFVESYQPAAAVREEVGHVVIAGDGIARVEGLPSAMANELLEFEDGTLGLALNLDVREIGVVVLGDYAGIEEGQTVRRTGEVLSVPVGDAFLGRVVDPLGAPLDGLGEVKAEGRRALELQAPTVVQRQKVAEPLQTGIKAIDAMTPIGRGQRQLIIGDRQTGKTTVAVDTILNQLENWKSGDKTKQVRCIYVATGQKGSTIAGIRQQLEEAGALEYTTIVASPASDAAGFKYLSPYTGSAIGQHWMYQGYHVLIVFDDLSKQAEAYRAVSLLLRRPPGREAYPGDVFYLHSRLLERCAKLSDDLGGGSMTGLPIIETKANDVSAFIPTNVISITDGQCFLESDLFHSGVRPAINVGISVSRVGGDAQIKAMKSVAGTLRLDLAQYNELKAFAAFASDLDPTSKAQLNRGERLTELLKQPQSAPLSVGREVVSIWSGTTGKLDDVPVEDIRRFEGEFLDTVSREHAAVLENIESSGKLADEDVKTLEQAIEDFKQSYVTVSGQPLVKDEPVSALGEGEEDLTVLRRRTRDAQGIQEAARPDAGE